The Micromonospora krabiensis genome window below encodes:
- a CDS encoding peptidylprolyl isomerase, whose protein sequence is MSREPHPPSVPVPPSPARTLTRLAGAALIAGVLVTAGGTAAVAAPAGAAAPAGAAVPAATAGGPQGPRTTKGPCGYTTTPEEPAARPVPLPPDPRRTPERGTVRVTLRTNHGLIGLTLDRAAAPCTVQSFLHLTRHHFYDRTSCHRLTAYPTLSVLQCGDPSGTGSGGPGYRYRDELPTDLPPAPTDPTGVRRLYARGTLAMANAGPDTNGSQFFLVYADSALRPNYTVFGSVDAAGLATLDRIAAGGIAPTEEDPAPVDGAPALPVDIRKAVRHHHH, encoded by the coding sequence GTGTCGCGTGAACCCCACCCGCCGTCCGTGCCCGTCCCACCGAGCCCGGCCCGTACGCTGACCCGCCTCGCGGGCGCCGCGCTGATCGCCGGGGTGCTGGTCACCGCCGGCGGCACCGCCGCCGTGGCCGCCCCCGCGGGCGCCGCCGCCCCCGCGGGCGCCGCCGTCCCGGCCGCCACTGCTGGCGGGCCGCAGGGGCCGCGGACCACCAAGGGCCCGTGCGGCTACACCACGACGCCGGAGGAACCGGCCGCGCGGCCGGTCCCGCTGCCGCCCGACCCTCGACGTACGCCGGAGCGGGGCACCGTGCGCGTCACGCTGCGGACCAACCATGGTCTGATCGGCCTGACGCTGGACCGGGCGGCGGCTCCGTGCACCGTACAGAGCTTCCTGCACCTGACCCGGCACCACTTCTACGACCGGACGTCGTGCCACCGGCTGACCGCGTACCCGACGCTGAGCGTGTTGCAGTGCGGTGACCCGTCGGGCACGGGCTCCGGAGGGCCCGGCTACCGCTACCGCGACGAGTTGCCGACCGACCTGCCCCCGGCGCCCACCGACCCGACCGGCGTCCGCCGCCTGTACGCCCGGGGGACGCTCGCCATGGCCAATGCCGGCCCGGACACCAACGGCAGCCAGTTCTTCCTCGTCTACGCCGACTCCGCGCTGCGACCGAACTACACGGTCTTCGGTTCGGTCGACGCCGCCGGGCTGGCCACCCTCGACCGCATCGCGGCCGGCGGGATCGCGCCGACGGAGGAGGACCCCGCCCCGGTCGACGGTGCGCCCGCGCTGCCGGTGGACATCCGCAAGGCCGTACGTCACCACCACCACTGA
- a CDS encoding D-alanyl-D-alanine carboxypeptidase family protein: protein MEVRLLVSVATAVLLSAGPAVPASAAPAPAAATPASSTPAGTAPATGAAVPCPRVPAPKVSRPPRPVPPPGVPEDRLVGGPALATAGLVAPAGAPAPPATTAASWLVADLDTGQVLGGCGPHEYGTPASVQKLLLAATMMPRLDPKQVVTVTDEDMDIEPGSSAVGLVEGGRYTVETVWLGLLLNSGNEAANVLARLGGGVDGVAGGVRAMNEYAHRLGALQTHAVTPSGLDGPGQFTSAYDLALIARVCFADPTFRRYALTERTQIPAQPAKRTKGFQIQNENQLIYRYPGALGGKTGFTDLARHTYVGAAERDGRRLVVTLLGAEPQPKRGWEQGAALLDWGFTLPRSAEVGRLVQPGELLATPTAEASTPVVSAAPRPAAASRSGGVGVAGSWWTVAGAGAGVVLLLAGLLRRRRATRRATR from the coding sequence ATGGAAGTTCGGCTGCTGGTGAGCGTGGCGACCGCCGTCCTCCTCTCCGCCGGGCCGGCCGTCCCAGCGTCGGCCGCGCCGGCCCCAGCGGCGGCCACACCCGCCAGCAGCACACCCGCCGGCACGGCACCCGCAACCGGCGCCGCCGTTCCCTGCCCCCGGGTGCCGGCGCCGAAGGTCTCCCGTCCGCCGCGTCCGGTCCCGCCGCCCGGGGTGCCCGAGGACCGGCTCGTGGGTGGCCCGGCGCTGGCCACGGCCGGGCTCGTCGCGCCCGCCGGTGCGCCGGCCCCACCGGCGACCACCGCGGCCTCGTGGCTCGTCGCCGACCTCGACACCGGCCAGGTGCTCGGTGGCTGCGGGCCACACGAGTACGGCACCCCGGCCAGTGTGCAGAAGCTGCTCCTGGCGGCGACCATGATGCCCCGGCTGGACCCGAAGCAGGTCGTCACGGTCACCGACGAGGACATGGACATCGAGCCCGGGTCGTCGGCCGTGGGCCTGGTCGAGGGCGGCCGGTACACCGTCGAGACGGTCTGGCTCGGTCTGCTGCTCAACTCCGGGAACGAGGCGGCCAACGTGCTCGCCCGACTCGGTGGGGGAGTCGACGGCGTGGCCGGCGGGGTGCGGGCCATGAACGAGTACGCGCACCGGCTGGGCGCGCTCCAGACGCACGCGGTGACCCCCTCCGGGCTCGACGGGCCGGGTCAGTTCACCAGCGCGTACGACCTCGCGCTGATCGCCCGCGTCTGCTTCGCCGATCCCACCTTCCGCCGGTACGCGCTGACCGAGCGCACCCAGATCCCGGCCCAGCCGGCGAAGCGGACCAAGGGCTTCCAGATCCAGAACGAGAACCAGCTCATCTACCGCTACCCGGGCGCCCTGGGCGGCAAGACCGGCTTCACCGACCTGGCCCGGCACACCTACGTTGGCGCGGCCGAGCGCGACGGCCGACGCCTGGTGGTCACCCTGCTGGGGGCCGAACCGCAGCCGAAGCGGGGCTGGGAGCAGGGTGCGGCGCTGCTCGACTGGGGCTTCACGCTGCCCCGGTCGGCCGAGGTCGGGCGGCTGGTCCAGCCGGGGGAACTGCTGGCCACGCCCACTGCCGAGGCGTCCACGCCCGTGGTGAGCGCCGCGCCCCGACCGGCGGCGGCCAGCCGGTCGGGGGGCGTCGGCGTCGCAGGCTCGTGGTGGACGGTGGCGGGGGCCGGTGCTGGCGTCGTCCTGCTGCTGGCCGGGCTGCTCCGGCGCCGCCGGGCCACCCGCCGGGCCACCCGCTGA
- a CDS encoding LacI family DNA-binding transcriptional regulator: MDADGGRRVTITAIAREAGVSVPTVSRVLNGRSDVAPGTRERVEELLRHHGYRRRVTRAVRSPGLLDLVFNDLDSPWAVEIIRGVEDVGHGAGLGTVVSAIHRQPTAARQWLQNLRARATDGVIFVTSHVDPPLYAQLRRLNVPVVVVDPAGVPATDVPTIGATNWAGGLAATEHLLSLGHRRIGFVAGPTHLLCSRARLDGYRAGLEAAGVPMDDRLICPGDFYHASGFAAGTALLDLDAAPTAIFAASDQMAFGVYEAIRQRGLRVPDDVSVVGFDDLPEARWASPPLTTVRQPLVEMGRLAARTVLRLAQGEGIDSPRVELATELVVRDSTATPPAEAHT; encoded by the coding sequence GTGGACGCCGACGGGGGACGCAGGGTGACCATCACCGCCATCGCGCGGGAGGCCGGGGTCTCGGTGCCGACCGTGTCGAGGGTGCTCAACGGACGGTCGGACGTCGCGCCCGGCACCCGGGAGCGGGTCGAGGAGCTGTTGCGCCACCACGGCTACCGCCGCCGGGTCACCCGCGCGGTGCGCAGCCCCGGCCTGCTCGACCTGGTCTTCAACGACCTCGACAGCCCCTGGGCCGTGGAGATCATCCGCGGGGTGGAGGACGTCGGCCACGGCGCGGGTCTCGGCACCGTCGTCTCGGCGATCCACCGCCAGCCCACCGCGGCTCGCCAGTGGTTGCAGAACCTGCGGGCCCGGGCGACCGACGGGGTCATCTTCGTGACCTCCCACGTCGACCCCCCGCTCTACGCGCAGCTGCGCCGGCTCAACGTGCCGGTCGTGGTGGTCGACCCGGCCGGCGTGCCGGCCACCGACGTGCCGACCATCGGCGCCACCAACTGGGCCGGCGGCCTCGCCGCGACGGAACACCTGCTGTCGCTGGGCCACCGACGCATCGGTTTCGTCGCCGGGCCCACGCACCTGCTGTGCAGCCGGGCCCGCCTCGACGGTTACCGGGCCGGGCTGGAGGCGGCCGGCGTGCCGATGGACGACCGGCTGATCTGCCCGGGCGACTTCTACCACGCCTCCGGCTTCGCCGCCGGCACCGCGCTGCTGGATCTCGACGCGGCGCCGACGGCGATCTTCGCCGCCAGCGACCAGATGGCCTTCGGCGTCTACGAGGCCATCCGACAGCGGGGCCTGCGTGTCCCGGACGACGTGAGCGTGGTGGGCTTCGACGACCTGCCCGAGGCGCGCTGGGCGTCGCCGCCGCTGACCACCGTGCGGCAGCCGCTGGTCGAGATGGGCCGCCTGGCCGCCCGCACCGTCCTGCGGCTGGCCCAGGGCGAGGGCATCGACTCACCCCGGGTGGAGCTGGCGACCGAGCTGGTCGTCCGGGACAGCACCGCCACTCCCCCGGCGGAGGCGCACACCTGA